Below is a genomic region from Deltaproteobacteria bacterium.
GGCGAAGGGGAGCACTGCCCCCCTTCTGCCCAATGCTTTGAGAGGTGGCAACCGTAAAGGTAATTTTTCTCAAAGCAGGCTGTTATCAGGCAGCCTGCAAGGCGCTCTCCATAAAGGTATAGATATCCTGGACATTCTTGATCTTTTCAGCTTCCTCATCAGGAATCTCCAGATTGAACTCCTCTTCCAGAGCCATTATGAGCTCAACAACATCCAGGGAATCTGCACCCAGATCATCCACCACACTTGCCTCCGGAGTGATGTCTCCTTGATCGATTCCCAATTGGTTGGCAATAATCTCTTTTATCCTCTCTTTTATATCTGCAGCGCTCATGTATCTTTCCTCCACGACAATTGTCTGTTCAGGACCTCCAGCATCGCTGGATCGACGCCAGGTCCCAAAAGGGTGT
It encodes:
- the acpP gene encoding acyl carrier protein, which produces MSAADIKERIKEIIANQLGIDQGDITPEASVVDDLGADSLDVVELIMALEEEFNLEIPDEEAEKIKNVQDIYTFMESALQAA